A single Desulfovibrio piger DNA region contains:
- the rsmD gene encoding 16S rRNA (guanine(966)-N(2))-methyltransferase RsmD, translating into MRIISGRLGGRRIRTVEGEGYRPAMGKTRESLFSMLTSRGVVWEGARVLDLFAGSGSLAFEAVSRGAALAVLVENSAAAARCLADNIRQLGVEDCVRLIRDDVRKTLNNTPLGCFDLVFLDPPYRKNLLNATLQGLLRRNWLAPGALVCAEIEKDAAVAAPDSLELLVERHFGQTRILIWTLA; encoded by the coding sequence ATGCGCATCATTTCCGGCAGACTGGGCGGCAGACGCATCAGGACCGTGGAGGGCGAAGGCTACCGCCCGGCCATGGGCAAGACGCGCGAATCCCTGTTCTCCATGCTCACCTCGCGCGGCGTGGTCTGGGAAGGCGCGCGCGTGCTCGATCTTTTCGCCGGCAGCGGCAGCCTGGCTTTCGAGGCCGTGAGCCGCGGCGCGGCGCTGGCCGTGCTGGTGGAGAACTCCGCCGCGGCCGCCCGCTGCCTGGCCGACAACATCCGCCAGCTGGGCGTGGAGGACTGCGTGCGCCTGATCCGCGACGACGTGCGCAAGACCCTCAACAACACGCCCCTGGGCTGTTTCGACCTGGTCTTCCTGGACCCGCCCTACCGCAAGAACCTGCTCAACGCCACCCTGCAGGGCCTGCTCAGGCGCAACTGGCTGGCACCCGGCGCCCTCGTCTGCGCCGAGATCGAGAAAGACGCCGCCGTGGCCGCGCCCGACAGCCTGGAACTGCTGGTGGAACGCCATTTTGGTCAAACCCGCATACTGATATGGACACTCGCATGA
- the coaD gene encoding pantetheine-phosphate adenylyltransferase has product MDTRMKLALYPGTFDPLTNGHLALIRRGLAVFDQIVVAVADNTPKFPLFSQEERVAMAREAVGDDERILVEPFTGLTVEYAARRGACAILRGLRAVSDFEYEFQLALMNRRLQRDIQTVFLMTDYQWLFISSTIVKAAASHGADIVGLVPENVRLRLMEKYQRGEVRQATPCLSAPYGGFRVTK; this is encoded by the coding sequence ATGGACACTCGCATGAAACTGGCACTCTATCCCGGTACCTTCGACCCCCTGACCAACGGGCATCTGGCCCTCATCCGCCGCGGCCTGGCCGTCTTCGACCAGATCGTGGTGGCCGTGGCCGACAATACGCCCAAGTTCCCCCTCTTCTCCCAGGAAGAGCGCGTGGCCATGGCCCGCGAGGCCGTGGGCGACGACGAGCGCATCCTGGTGGAGCCCTTCACCGGCCTGACCGTGGAATACGCGGCCAGGCGCGGGGCCTGTGCCATCCTGCGCGGCCTGCGCGCCGTCTCGGACTTCGAATACGAATTCCAGCTGGCCCTCATGAACCGCCGCCTGCAGCGCGACATCCAGACCGTGTTCCTGATGACCGACTACCAGTGGCTGTTCATCAGCTCCACCATCGTCAAGGCCGCGGCCAGCCACGGCGCCGACATCGTGGGCCTGGTGCCCGAGAACGTGCGCCTGCGCCTGATGGAAAAATACCAGCGCGGCGAAGTGCGCCAGGCCACGCCCTGCCTGTCCGCCCCCTACGGCGGCTTCCGCGTCACCAAATAA
- the miaA gene encoding tRNA (adenosine(37)-N6)-dimethylallyltransferase MiaA: MAAPLPVICLAGPTGCGKTAAALALAEALDGEVINADSRQVYSDFPLITAQPSPAERACCPHHLYGFLPTERKISAGRWAGQAVAAARAVLARGHVPLLVGGTGLYFQALLHGIAEIPAVDPAVTAALTARLAAEGPAALHAELAAKDPAYAARIHPNDRQRIVRALEVLAATGHSFSWWHEHAMPAPPCAGPLLVLDMELDALTPRLARRIDLMLEQGALDEARAARQRCDDAAAPGWSGIGCAEVLAHLRGDLSLAECRRLWLHNTRAYAKRQRTWFRARSGARFFAPQDLDGLLAAARQAC, translated from the coding sequence ATGGCCGCGCCCCTGCCCGTCATCTGTCTGGCCGGCCCCACGGGCTGCGGCAAGACCGCCGCGGCCCTGGCCCTGGCCGAAGCCCTGGACGGCGAGGTCATCAACGCCGACTCCCGCCAGGTCTACAGCGATTTCCCCCTCATCACGGCCCAGCCCTCTCCCGCGGAGCGGGCCTGCTGCCCGCATCACCTGTACGGCTTTCTGCCCACGGAACGGAAGATCAGCGCCGGGCGCTGGGCCGGCCAGGCCGTGGCCGCGGCAAGGGCCGTGCTGGCCCGGGGCCATGTGCCCCTGCTGGTGGGCGGCACCGGCCTGTATTTCCAGGCCCTGCTGCACGGCATCGCCGAGATCCCGGCCGTCGACCCGGCCGTCACCGCCGCCCTCACGGCCCGCCTGGCCGCAGAAGGCCCGGCCGCCCTCCATGCCGAACTGGCCGCCAAAGATCCCGCCTACGCGGCCCGCATCCATCCCAACGACCGCCAGCGCATCGTGCGCGCCCTGGAAGTGCTGGCCGCCACCGGCCATTCCTTCAGCTGGTGGCACGAACACGCCATGCCCGCACCGCCCTGCGCCGGGCCTTTGCTGGTGCTGGACATGGAGCTGGATGCCCTGACGCCCCGCCTGGCCCGCCGCATCGACCTGATGCTGGAACAGGGGGCCCTGGACGAGGCCCGCGCCGCCCGGCAGCGCTGTGACGACGCCGCGGCCCCGGGCTGGTCCGGCATCGGCTGCGCCGAGGTGCTGGCCCATCTGCGCGGGGACCTTTCCCTGGCGGAGTGCCGCCGCCTCTGGCTGCACAACACCCGCGCCTACGCCAAGCGCCAGCGTACCTGGTTCCGGGCCCGCAGCGGGGCCCGCTTCTTCGCGCCGCAGGATCTGGACGGCCTGCTGGCGGCTGCCCGGCAGGCCTGCTGA